A single window of Chitinophaga sp. XS-30 DNA harbors:
- a CDS encoding DUF3267 domain-containing protein: MDHIIQKLEAKGYVFLSRYSFRELVIPLQEGLRASNAFTLMMWYFLIFGGIWAGVSYAYLHSTGQLGLPAFLGWMVAGIPATLLLVPLHELVHGWMFRWYGAKDVRYGVIWRYLMFYAVAHQFPVSYPQFKYIALAPFVVISLLCAGVYCFVPAEGKALIPGLYIFHTVCCAGDFGLCAYFYKYRERQPVSFDDADNHVSWFYALPDTNTRTDDGSDAEKS, translated from the coding sequence ATGGATCATATCATTCAAAAACTGGAAGCAAAGGGCTACGTTTTCCTCTCCAGATACAGTTTCCGCGAACTGGTCATTCCCCTGCAGGAGGGCCTGCGGGCATCGAATGCCTTTACCCTGATGATGTGGTATTTCCTCATTTTCGGCGGGATCTGGGCTGGGGTCAGCTATGCGTACCTGCACAGTACCGGGCAGCTCGGGCTTCCCGCTTTCCTGGGCTGGATGGTTGCAGGCATTCCGGCTACCCTGCTGCTGGTGCCGCTGCATGAACTGGTGCATGGATGGATGTTCCGCTGGTATGGCGCAAAAGACGTACGCTATGGCGTGATCTGGCGGTACCTGATGTTCTATGCAGTAGCACATCAATTCCCGGTCAGCTACCCGCAGTTCAAATACATTGCGCTGGCGCCTTTTGTGGTAATATCGCTGCTTTGTGCCGGTGTGTACTGTTTTGTGCCGGCGGAAGGGAAGGCCCTCATCCCCGGGCTGTATATTTTTCATACGGTCTGCTGCGCCGGTGATTTCGGGCTTTGCGCCTACTTTTACAAATACCGCGAACGGCAACCGGTAAGTTTTGATGATGCTGACAACCATGTTTCCTGGTTTTATGCCCTGCCGGACACAAATACCCGGACAGATGACGGTTCGGATGCGGAAAAATCGTAA